CTGCTGATCCTGGGCGACAACGAGTGCGGCAAGTCCACGGTGCTGCGGGTGTTGTGCCGGGAGCTGGTGCGCACCCGCACCGCCGACCAGGCGCAGCTGCTGGTGGTCGACTACCGGCGCAGCCTGCTCGGGGTCGTCGACTCCGGGCACCTGGCCGGCTACGCGATGTCTGCTGCCGCGTGTGCGGCCCTGCTCCCGGACCTGCTCGACACCTTGGCCCGGCGGCTGCCCGGGTCGGAGGTCACCCCGCAGCAACTGCGCGACCGGTCCTGGTGGACCGGACCGGAGCTGTATGTCCTGGTCGACGACTACGACCTGGTGGCCACCGCGGCCGGCAACCCGCTGACACCGCTGTTGGAATACCTGCCTCAGGCGGGCGATCTCGGGCTGCACCTGGTGATTGCCCGGCGCAGCGGCGGAGCGGCGCGGTCGATGTATGAGCCGGTGCTGGCCGCACTGCACGACCTGGGCGCCATGGGGCTGGTGATGAGCGGCGACCCGGCCGACACCCCGCTGATCGGGTCGATTCGGCCGCGACCGCTGCCGCCCGGCCGCGGCGCCCTGATCACCCGGGCCCGCGGTGAGCGGCTGATCCAGGTGGCCTGGGAGCTGTGACACACCGCGCCGTCGTCGAAGTCGGGCCGGGCACCATCCGCAGGTCGTGTTGCGACACCGAATCGGCCGGCGCCGCAGCGGCATTGGAGTGGATCGACGAACCGATCGCACTGGTCGACGGGGAGCCGGTCGAGGTGCCGGATCTGCTGCGCGGCGTGCTGTCCTGCCCGGTCACCGCCGAGTCGATCGAGATCATCCACCCGTCGTGGTGGCCGAAGCGGCGGGTGGAACTGGTCACCGCAGCGGCACATGGCCTGGGTGGGGACGTCGTCACCCGGCCACGGGCGCGGCTGCTGTCCGCCACCTTCGCGGCCGCGGCGGTCGTCGAGATCGCCACCGGGCTGGTGGCGGTGACCGGTGGGGCCCCCGAAATCTCCGCCGAGCCGCGTATCGGCGCACCCGACGAGGTGGCCGCCGCGGTGGCGCGCCGGGTAGTGGCGGTGGTCGCGGATCGCGGCGCGGCGGTGGTGATCGACGCGCCCGCCGGGGTGGGCGGCGCGGGCGCGCTGGCGGTGCTGATCGCCGACCGGTTGCGGGGTGCGGCGCAGGTGACGGTGATCGACGAGCTCCCGGCCGCCCGGGGCGTCGAAGCCGCCAGGCCGCCGGATCCGGACCTGGAACCGGCCCGTGCCGACCCCCGGCGACGGCTACCGCTGGCCGTCGCGGTGGCGTTGGCGGTGATCGCCGTGGGCCTGCGGGTGCAGCATGACCCGCCGCCGGAACCGGCGGCGGTGACGAACCTCGTCGAGGGCCGGGTGACGGTGCAGGTGCCGGCGGACTGGTCGCTGCGTCGGGTCACTGCCGGACCCGGATCGGCCCGGGTGGAGGTGGTGTCACCGACCGACCCACGGCTGATGTTGCACGTCACCCAGGCGCCGGCCGGCGGCGACACCCTGGCCGCCATCGCCGAACCCCTGCAGCGGGCCATGGAACTGGCCGAGGCCGACGCGCCCGGGGTATTCGTCGGCTTCGCCCCGGCGGGCAGCAGCGCGGGCCGGCCCGCGGTGACCTACCGGGAGGTTCGCGACGGCCATCACGTCGACTGGGCGGTGCTGGTCGACCGTGCGGTGCGGATCGGCATCGGCTGTCAGAGCGGACCCGACGGCGACGATGCCCTGCGTGCGGTCTGCGAGCAGGCGGTGCGGTCCGCCCAC
This is a stretch of genomic DNA from Mycolicibacter terrae. It encodes these proteins:
- a CDS encoding type VII secretion-associated protein, with product MTHRAVVEVGPGTIRRSCCDTESAGAAAALEWIDEPIALVDGEPVEVPDLLRGVLSCPVTAESIEIIHPSWWPKRRVELVTAAAHGLGGDVVTRPRARLLSATFAAAAVVEIATGLVAVTGGAPEISAEPRIGAPDEVAAAVARRVVAVVADRGAAVVIDAPAGVGGAGALAVLIADRLRGAAQVTVIDELPAARGVEAARPPDPDLEPARADPRRRLPLAVAVALAVIAVGLRVQHDPPPEPAAVTNLVEGRVTVQVPADWSLRRVTAGPGSARVEVVSPTDPRLMLHVTQAPAGGDTLAAIAEPLQRAMELAEADAPGVFVGFAPAGSSAGRPAVTYREVRDGHHVDWAVLVDRAVRIGIGCQSGPDGDDALRAVCEQAVRSAHALGLPPAS